A portion of the Sebastes fasciatus isolate fSebFas1 chromosome 2, fSebFas1.pri, whole genome shotgun sequence genome contains these proteins:
- the LOC141753903 gene encoding saccharopine dehydrogenase-like oxidoreductase: MARVETSTSRPYHLVIFGASGFTGQFVVEEVARTVSEGPKGDLKWAVAGRSKQKLEKVLEQAAGVLGKPELRSEVDIIVADVEEPDSLAAMCKQAVIVLNCVGPYRFYGEQMVKACVENGAHHIDISGEPQFLEGMQLNYNSQAAEKGVYIIGSCGFDSIPADMGVLYTREQFKGTLTAVESFLTVGAGDEGGCIHDGTWQSAIYGFSDGHKLQSLRRKFNHKPLPTVGSKLKRRGNLFYSNEIQQYTVPFMGSDPSVVKRTQRFLVEEYQDKPVQYGAYAGIGGIGNIVKLMFAGMMFWFLVKFSFGRNLLIKHPEFFSFGLFSKAGPTRKQMEASSFQFAFYGEGYTEGQDPSHGKPNTKIRTLVQGPECGYVATPITMVQAALTILNEPTALPKTGGVYTPGAAFAKTTLTDRLNKHGIQFSVI, encoded by the exons ATGGCTCGTGTTGAGACATCCACTAGCAGGCCGTACCACCTGGTGATCTTCGGAGCCTCCGGCTTCACGGGTCAGTtcgtggtggaggaggtggccCGGACCGTGTCCGAGGGGCCGAAGGGGGACCTGAAGTGGGCCGTGGCCGGCAGGAGCAAGCAGAAGCTGGAGAAAGTTCTGGAGCAGGCCGCCGGAGTGCTCG gtaagCCCGAGCTGAGGTCAGAGGTGGACATCATCGTGGCAGATGTGGAAGAACCAGACTCCCTGGCCGCCATGTGCAAACAGGCTGTGATTGTTCTCAACTGCGTGGGGCCT tacAGGTTCTATGGCGAGCAAATGGTCAAAGCCTGTGTGGAGAACGGAGCCCACCATATTGACATCAGTGGGGAGCCTCAG TTTCTGGAGGGCATGCAGTTGAACTACAACAGCCAGGCAGCGGAAAAAGGTGTGTACATCATAGGGAGCTGTGGATTCGACTCCATACCTGCGGACATGGGAGTCCTCTACACCAGGGAGCAGTTCAAGG GCACGCTGACCGCCGTGGAGAGCTTCCTGACTGTCGGCGCAGGAGATGAA GGCGGATGTATCCATGATGGCACTTGGCAGTCAGCCATCTACGGTTTTTCCGATGGCCACAAGCTCCAGAGTCTCAGGAGGAAGTTTAATCACAAACCTCTCCCTACTGTTGGCTCTAAACTGAAACGCAG gGGAAATTTGTTCTACAGTAATGAGATCCAGCAGTATACGGTGCCGTTTATGGGCTCCGATCCCTCCGTTGTGAAGAGAACTCAGCGCTTTCTGGTGGAGGAATATCAGGACAAACCG GTCCAGTATGGCGCGTATGCAGGAATAGGAGGTATCGGCAACATTGTCAAGCTGATGTTTGCTGGCATGATGTTCTGGTTCTTAGTCAAGTTCAGTTTTGGACGCAACCTGCTCATCaag CACCCAGAGTTCTTCTCCTTTGGACTCTTCTCCAAGGCTGGACCAACTAGAAAGCAG ATGGAGGCTTCATCCTTCCAGTTTGCTTTCTATGGAGAGGGCTACACAGAGGGACAGGACCCCTCCCACGGAAAACCTAACACCAAGATCCGCACACTGGTTCAGGGACCAG AGTGTGGATATGTGGCCACGCCCATCACCATGGTACAGGCTGCCCTAACAATCCTCAACGAACCAACAGCCTTGCCCAAGAC GGGAGGAGTTTATACTCCAGGAGCTGCTTTCGCAAAAACCACACTGACGGACCGCCTCAACAAACACGGCATCCAGTTCTCTGTCATCTAA
- the gcfc2 gene encoding intron Large complex component GCFC2, producing MFNKKPRRNFRQRKDNSSDEEDEPKSREDGKEDEKAPVNAVNKPLKVSQSRGITCSSKREETPPEPASSDREDGETLEVTEDREDKDKYGFKEKTNSILSFSEDKEVEEPTFKLKKSSDKAVLFQVRRKEASPAKTSKSTAPALRGFPPSASPRQDDDSQASPRALHHNDDDDSDDDDNDSDEGDARSPTASSASDSSCPATKPVVIPNAEAIKAAKWQRRHGTRAPKEYISLGRDGHSSAGSTPEHYSREDEEDRVDDDDDDEPDDHERRIEFAPRLKSIRERIAEKLGESDASFSGTEEDEQELWEETQIEKGVKRRPGGQSPSGSESSSYSYSSSSSRRDRRKQKKRSKGVKIPTLPSISISMVKKRITAKLDSLKEVHSARQAELRRMEFDVESAKTSMETLEESSSERQLKFYRAMTLYIHNLVECLREKVIEINSLELDLHALLSDHMDALLAQRRQSIKEQADRLQQLSYSTDEQSGNSTNGPETQGEADSGVKAEEDFDIPEDTQPSAEEEEQLQKKTADILLTSQAVFSDVQAEFSDVKKILSRFEEWRGSYSDSYHSAYISLCLPKLLNPIIRHQLLAWDPLKEDSGDFENLPWFTAVETFCHGHGHEELEHIDRQTLSNVIEKTVLPKITAYVELVWDPMSRHQSVCLSDVCHRLKEDYSIFEGEQSKPVKALKEALIGRLRSCVDEDVFIPLYPKKLLEDRLSPQCRFRDQQFWTAIKLLGNMGKWDLLLPESELKELMLDKLLNRYLMITACSQTLDHNAVHACRKIADSLPLSWFKGEDTCLPQLQNFRNHLVQKVHTFCKQQPAEDPNTRSSVVEVLQILSRIRCNDSIMAIAEKYHYEDAIYSHQLLNQEIV from the exons ATGTTCAATAAAAAGCCCCGGAGGAACTTCCGGCAGAGAAAAGATAACTCCAGCGACGAGGAGGACGAGCCGAAGAGCAGAGAAGACGGAAAGGAAGATGAGAAAGCTCCGGTAAACGCGGTAAATAAGCCGTTGAAAGTGTCCCAGAGCCGCGGTATCACCTGCAGCTCCAAGCGGGAAGAGACGCCTCCTGAGCCGGCCAGCAGCGACAGAGAGGACGGGGAGACGCTGGAGGTgacagaggacagagaagaTAAAGACAAATATGGGTTTAAGGAGAAAACAAACTCCATCCTCAGTTTCTCTGAAGACAAAGAAG TTGAGGAACCAACATTTAAGCTGAAGAAGTCCTCTGATAAAGCTGTGCTGTTCCAAGTAAGAAGGAAGGAGGCTTCACCTGCCAAGACCAGCAAAAGCACAG CCCCAGCACTCAGAGGTTTCCCACCATCTGCTTCTCCCAGGCAAGATGATGACAGTCAGGCTTCACCACGTGCTCTGCACCATAATGATGATGACGATAGCGATGATGATGACAATGACAGTGATGAAGGTGATGCCAGGTCTCCCACAGCTAGCTCAGCCTCAGACTCCAGCTGCCCTGCTACTAAACCAg TAGTCATCCCTAATGCAGAAGCGATCAAGGCAGCCAAGTGGCAGCGTCGTCACGGCACTCGAGCCCCAAAAGAATACATTTCTCTGGGTAGAGACGGCCACAGCTCCGCTGGTAGCACCCCGGAACACTACAGCAGGGAAGATGAAGAGGACAgagttgatgatgatgatgatgatgagccaGATGATCATGAGAGAAGAATCGAGTTCGCCCCAAGATTGAAGAGCATTAGGGAGAGGATTGCTGAGAAACTTG GAGAAAGTGATGCCAGTTTCTcaggaactgaagaagacgAGCAGGAACTTTGGGAGGAGACACAAATTGAGAAGGGAGTCAAGAGACGGccaggaggacag AGCCCATCTGGCAGTGAATCCAGcagctacagctacagcagcagtagcagcaggcGAGACAGACGAAAACAAAAGAAGAGATCAAAGGGGGTCAAAATCCCAACTCTTCCTTCCATCAGTATCTCAATGGTCAAGAAAAGGATCACTGCAAA ACTAGACTCCCTGAAGGAGGTGCACAGTGCACGGCAGGCAGAGCTGAGGAGGATGGAGTTTGACGTTGAGAGCGCTAAAACCTCCATGGAGACTCTGGAGGAAAGTTCCTCAGAGCGACAGCTGAAGTTTTACAGAGCCATGACCCTCTATATCCACAACCTGGTGGAGTGTCTACGGGAGAAG GTTATTGAGATCAACTCACTGGAGCTTGACTTACACGCTCTGCTGTCCGACCACATGGATGCACTGTTAGCGCAGAGACGACAGAGCATCAAGGAGCAGGCTGACCGCCTACAGCAGCTCAGCT ATAGCACAGATGAGCAGAGTGGAAACTCAACCAATGGACCAGAAACTCAAGG CGAGGCCGACTCTGGTGTTAAAGCTGAAGAAGATTTTGATATTCCTGAAGACACACAGCCCtcagcagaagaggaggagcagctgcaGAAGAAGACGG CTGATATCCTGTTGACGTCCCAGGCCGTGTTTTCCGACGTCCAGGCCGAGTTCTCCGACGTCAAGAAGATTCTGTCCCGGTTTGAAGAGTGGAGAGGCTCTTACTCTGACTCTTACCACAGTGCCTacatctctctgtgtctgccCAAGTTGTTGAACCCCATCATAAGACATCAGCTACTGGCGTGGGACCCCCTAAAG GAAGATAGTGGGGACTTTGAAAACCTCCCGTGGTTCACAGCCGTGGAGACCTTTTGTCATGGGCATGGCCATGAGGAGCTGGAgcacatagacagacagacactgtCTAATGTCATAGAAAAGACTGTCCTACCAAAAATAACAG CCTACGTGGAGCTGGTGTGGGATCCCATGTCCCGccatcagtcagtctgtctctctgatgTTTGTCACAGACTGAAGGAGGACTATTCCATCTTTGAAGGAGAGCAGAGTAAACCGGTCAAG GCATTGAAAGAGGCTTTGATCGGCCGACTGAGGAGCTGCGTAGATGAAGATGTCTTCATCCCTCTGTACCCCAAAAA GCTCCTAGAAGACAGGTTGTCTCCTCAGTGTCGCTTCAGGGATCAACAGTTCTGGACGGCCATAAAA CTACTAGGTAACATGGGAAAATGGGATTTGCTGCTTCCTGAGTCTGAATTGAAGGAACTGATGTTGGACAAACTGCTGAACCGATACCTGATGATCACCGCGTGCAGTCAGACACTCGACCACAATGCTGTCCATGCATGCAGAAAG ATAGCAGATAGTCTGCCGCTCTCTTGGTTCAAAGGAGAGGATACCTGTTTGCCTCAGCTCCAGAATTTCAGGAACCACCTAGTTCAGAAAGTTCACACCTTCTGCAAACAGCAGCCTGCTGAAGATCCAAACACCAg GTCTTCTGTGGTTGAAGTGCTGCAGATTTTGAGTAGAATCCGGTGCAATGACTCCATCATGGCGATAGCAGAGAAATACCACTATGAAGATGCCATCTACTCTCACCAGCTGCTGAACCAAGAGATCGTATGA